The following proteins are co-located in the Pomacea canaliculata isolate SZHN2017 linkage group LG10, ASM307304v1, whole genome shotgun sequence genome:
- the LOC112574410 gene encoding serine/threonine-protein kinase Sgk1-like produces MHATHQPDSDPPGTRASIQAFETLEKQKKFVVYKVVVNSDGKSWFIFRRYNEFHALYEKIKKQFPEANLRLPGKKIFGNLDPEFIQQRREGLDDFIQKLTSHPKLCQHPDVRLFLSLDNPRSAAQEADAEHFDECDTMNETKDTNPINLGPSEKPSVRPSDFEFLKVIGKGSFGKVLLAKHKMEQKIYAVKVLQKAAIMKRNEARHIMSERNVLLKNIQHPFLVGLHYSFQTPDKLYFVLDFVNGGELFHHLQKERCFPEHRARFYAAEMCSAIGYLHSLNIIYRDLKPENILLDPKGHIVLTDFGLCKEGIEGMDTTSTFCGTPEYLAPEVLLKKPYDKTVDWWCLGAVLYEMVYGLPPFYSRDTTEMYQNILYKPLRLRTNVSAAGRSVLEGLLQKEKEKRLGAKRDFEEIKHHDFFADINWNDLDSKKIPPPYNPNVSDQLDLRHFDPEFVREPVPASVGKSVGSSYKLVSASVMEADGVFEGFSYVPPAEDAFH; encoded by the exons ATGCATGCTACCCATCAACCTGACTCAGACCCTCCAGGTACAAGAGCTTCCATCCAAGCTTTTGAGACattggaaaaacagaaaaaatttgTG GTGTATAAGGTTGTGGTCAACTCAGATGGCAAATCCTGGTTCATATTTCGACGTTACAACGAATTTCATGCTCTGTATGAGAAG ATCAAAAAGCAGTTTCCAGAAGCAAATTTGAGGTTGCCAGGAAAGAAGATTTTTGGTAATCTTGATCCCGAATTCATTCAGCAACGCAGAGAAGGGCTTGATGATTTTATCCAGAAGTTAACTTCACATCCAAAATTATGTCAACA TCCTGATGTTCGCCTCTTTTTGTCTTTGGACAACCCCCGCAGTGCAGCACAAGAAGCTGATGCTGAGCATTTTGATGAATGTGACACAATG AATGAGACAAAAGATACCAATCCTATCAACTTGGGCCCAAGTGAGAAACCAAG TGTACGGCCCAGTGactttgaatttttaaaagtgattgGGAAAGGAAGTTTTGGTAAGGTTTTGCTAGCCAAGCACAAGATGGAGCAAAAAATATATGCTGTCAAAGTTCTACAAAAAGCTGCTATCATGAAGCGTAATGAGGCCAGACATATTATGTCAGAGAGAAATGTATTGCTTAAAAATATACAACACCCATTCCTGGTTGGCCTTCATTACAGCTTTCAGACACCTGATAAACTCTACTTTGTGTTGGATTTTGTAAATGGTGGTGAG CTATTTCATCACCTTCAAAAAGAGAGATGCTTCCCAGAACATCGAGCTAGATTCTATGCTGCAGAAATGTGCAGTGCAATTGGCTATCTCCACTCACTCAACATTATCTACAG agatcTAAAACCAGAAAATATATTGTTAGACCCAAAA GGTCACATTGTGCTGACTGACTTCGGCCTGTGTAAAGAAGGCATAGAGGGCATGGACACAACCTCAACCTTCTGTGGCACCCCCGAG TACCTTGCACCAGAAGTGTTGCTGAAGAAACCATATGATAAGACAGTTGACTGGTGGTGCCTGGGTGCAGTGCTGTATGAGATGGTTTATGGCCTT CCTCCATTCTACAGCCGGGACACCACAGAAATGTATCAGAATATCCTGTACAAGCCTCTTCGTCTGCGTACTAATGTTTCAGCTGCAGGTCGATCTGTCCTTGAAGGG TTACtgcagaaagagaaggaaaagagacTTGGAGCTAAACGGGACTTTGAAGAGATAAAACATCATGATTTCTTTGCGGACATTAACTGGAATGACCTTGATAGTAAGAAAATACCGCCACCATATAATCCTAATGTG AGTGACCAGCTAGACCTCAGGCACTTTGACCCGGAATTTGTTCGTGAACCTGTTCCTG CCTCCGTTGGAAAGTCAGTGGGTAGCAGCTATAAACTAGTCAGTGCAAGTGTTATGGAGGCTGATGGTGTCTTCGAAGGATTCTCTTACGTTCCACCAGCTGAAGATGCCTTTCACTGA